In Streptomyces sp. NBC_01717, one DNA window encodes the following:
- a CDS encoding C-terminal binding protein codes for MNRPLVVFTDPEELDVGPGARLLADAGFDTRVVGSRDPDAIAAVARDAVALIVGYAPVEAGLLDRLPGVGMLATMSAGYDMIDTVQARRRGLWVSNLPHAATEDVAVHALAGALSLVRALPQADATVRGGGWNTEFAEVPRRAGELTLGLLGFGRIARALARIAAPVFGRVAAYDPHAGEAGWPDGVERLGLDELVTASDVLSLHTPLTPQTRGMVDAALLARMRPGAFLVNVARGELVDTAALLAALDSGRLGAAALDVFPVEPPPLDDPLRSHPRIQLSPHSAYLSDASQRAYVCAPAENVIAWHRTGRPLTPVVDPTLEGAPS; via the coding sequence ATGAACCGGCCCCTGGTGGTGTTCACGGACCCCGAGGAACTCGACGTCGGTCCGGGCGCACGGCTGCTGGCCGACGCGGGATTCGACACGCGCGTCGTCGGCAGCCGCGACCCGGACGCGATCGCGGCCGTCGCACGTGACGCCGTCGCGCTGATCGTCGGTTACGCGCCCGTGGAGGCCGGGCTGCTCGACCGCCTGCCCGGTGTGGGGATGCTGGCCACCATGTCCGCCGGGTACGACATGATCGACACGGTGCAGGCGCGGCGACGCGGACTGTGGGTGAGCAACCTTCCGCATGCCGCGACCGAGGACGTCGCCGTGCATGCGCTGGCCGGTGCGCTCAGCCTGGTGCGCGCGCTGCCCCAGGCCGACGCCACCGTGCGCGGCGGCGGATGGAACACCGAGTTCGCCGAAGTCCCGCGCAGAGCAGGTGAGCTGACGCTCGGACTGCTGGGCTTCGGGCGTATCGCGAGGGCCCTGGCCCGGATCGCGGCACCCGTCTTCGGCCGCGTCGCCGCGTACGACCCGCACGCCGGCGAGGCGGGGTGGCCCGACGGCGTCGAGCGGCTCGGCCTGGACGAGCTGGTCACCGCCTCCGACGTGCTCTCCCTGCACACGCCGCTGACTCCGCAGACCCGCGGCATGGTCGATGCGGCACTGCTCGCCCGGATGCGACCCGGCGCCTTCCTCGTGAACGTCGCCCGCGGCGAACTCGTCGACACCGCGGCCCTGCTGGCCGCCCTCGACAGCGGTCGGCTCGGGGCGGCGGCACTGGACGTGTTCCCGGTAGAACCCCCACCGCTCGACGACCCGTTGCGCAGCCACCCGCGCATCCAGCTGTCGCCGCACAGCGCCTATCTCTCCGACGCATCGCAGCGGGCGTACGTGTGCGCACCCGCCGAGAACGTCATCGCCTGGCACCGCACCGGACGACCCCTCACCCCGGTGGTCGACCCGACCCTCGAAGGAGCCCCCTCATGA
- a CDS encoding MFS transporter — MSPQSSTGKSPYRAAVAALAGTSIEWYDFYAFATAAAIVFNDVFFPPDMSPYLRTLSAFATFAIGFLLRPLGGIVFGHIGDRVGRKKTLVITLVMMGVASFAIGLLPTYAQVGALAPILLIVLRLVQGIAIGGEWGGAVLIAVENAPRGKAAFFGSFAQLGSSVGALLSTGAFSLMNLFGDDAFMSWGWRVPFLASAVLVIVGLIVRVKLEESPVMEEVRKEQEAEGAAKLPVVEVFQKAWRTVLIGVFALATATGGYYVVTSFLLSYGTGDLHLSESMLLNGLTLAAFLELLVTPWLSWLADRVGPHKVVIAGLVGVIVLAVPQFMVLGTGSVFLIWLMMLAMRLVMSALYGPIASILVEGFATHVRYTGISLSYQLCNMVFGGLAPLAAVSLAAAAGGHYWPPAVMLMAISAIGIVCTARLRRLGTPPAGERTPAPDRQSVQASS, encoded by the coding sequence ATGTCCCCGCAGTCCAGCACCGGAAAGAGTCCGTACAGAGCCGCCGTCGCGGCACTGGCCGGGACCTCCATCGAGTGGTACGACTTCTACGCGTTCGCCACCGCAGCGGCGATCGTCTTCAACGACGTGTTCTTCCCGCCGGACATGTCGCCGTACCTCAGGACCCTGTCCGCCTTCGCGACCTTCGCCATCGGATTCCTGCTGCGCCCGCTCGGCGGCATCGTCTTCGGACACATCGGTGACCGTGTCGGACGCAAGAAGACCCTGGTCATCACGCTGGTGATGATGGGCGTCGCGTCCTTCGCCATCGGCCTGCTGCCCACGTACGCCCAGGTCGGCGCGCTCGCCCCGATCCTGCTCATCGTGCTGCGCCTGGTCCAGGGCATCGCGATCGGCGGGGAGTGGGGCGGCGCGGTGCTGATCGCCGTGGAGAACGCCCCGCGCGGCAAGGCCGCCTTCTTCGGCTCGTTCGCCCAACTCGGTTCCTCGGTCGGCGCGTTGTTGTCGACCGGCGCCTTCAGCCTGATGAACCTCTTCGGCGACGACGCGTTCATGAGCTGGGGCTGGCGCGTGCCCTTCCTGGCCTCCGCCGTGCTGGTGATCGTGGGCCTGATCGTCCGGGTCAAGCTGGAGGAGTCCCCGGTCATGGAGGAGGTGCGCAAGGAACAGGAGGCGGAGGGGGCGGCCAAGCTGCCCGTCGTGGAGGTCTTCCAGAAGGCCTGGCGAACTGTCCTCATCGGTGTCTTCGCGCTGGCCACCGCGACCGGCGGCTACTACGTCGTCACCAGCTTCCTGCTCTCCTACGGCACCGGGGACCTCCACCTGTCGGAGTCCATGCTGCTCAACGGCCTGACTCTGGCGGCCTTCCTGGAACTCCTCGTCACGCCCTGGTTGTCCTGGCTCGCCGACCGGGTCGGACCGCACAAGGTCGTGATCGCCGGCCTCGTGGGCGTCATCGTCCTCGCCGTACCGCAGTTCATGGTGCTGGGCACCGGGAGCGTCTTCCTCATCTGGCTGATGATGCTGGCCATGCGCCTGGTGATGTCCGCGCTGTACGGACCCATCGCGTCGATCCTCGTCGAGGGCTTCGCCACGCACGTCCGCTACACCGGCATCTCTCTCTCCTACCAGCTCTGCAACATGGTCTTCGGCGGCCTCGCACCGCTCGCCGCGGTCTCTCTCGCGGCCGCCGCGGGCGGCCACTACTGGCCGCCGGCCGTCATGCTGATGGCCATCTCGGCGATCGGCATCGTCTGCACGGCACGCCTGCGCCGGCTCGGCACACCGCCGGCCGGCGAGCGGACGCCGGCCCCGGACCGGCAGTCGGTACAGGCCTCCTCGTAA
- a CDS encoding DUF4232 domain-containing protein yields the protein MRNNRIRTTALAATALLAALSLTACSGADGKAGAAAPAAGTTSGQSQVTGTGTDDKPAGNAPRPTARPASVASQGSTSNTGGNAGSGKDGSTTGSSNTSRPATATCIGENTEVTLSKVSRPINHLLLTMTNTGSRACNAYHAPKLRFDDAQAVFPILDDSRPQAVVTLAPGKSAYAAILLTGDVETNDQYKGSDLTVHFSAKDPSGSTGTVPDELTLPAGTYWDDKGFVTYWQSDMADALTY from the coding sequence ATGCGCAACAACCGCATCCGCACGACCGCCCTCGCCGCGACCGCCCTCCTCGCCGCCCTCTCACTCACCGCCTGCAGCGGTGCCGACGGCAAGGCGGGAGCGGCGGCTCCGGCGGCCGGCACCACCAGCGGGCAGTCCCAGGTCACCGGCACAGGCACGGACGACAAGCCTGCCGGCAACGCGCCCCGGCCCACGGCCCGGCCCGCGTCCGTCGCCTCCCAGGGCTCCACCTCGAACACCGGCGGCAACGCCGGTTCCGGCAAGGACGGCAGCACCACCGGCAGCAGCAACACCAGCCGCCCGGCCACCGCCACCTGCATCGGCGAGAACACCGAGGTCACCCTCAGCAAGGTGAGCCGGCCCATCAACCACCTGCTGCTCACCATGACCAACACGGGTTCCCGGGCCTGCAACGCCTACCACGCGCCCAAGCTCCGGTTCGACGACGCCCAGGCCGTCTTCCCGATCCTGGACGACAGCCGGCCGCAGGCCGTGGTGACGCTCGCCCCGGGCAAGTCCGCGTACGCCGCCATCCTGCTGACCGGCGACGTCGAGACGAACGACCAGTACAAGGGCAGCGACCTCACGGTGCACTTCTCCGCCAAGGACCCCTCGGGCTCCACGGGCACCGTCCCGGACGAGCTGACACTTCCGGCCGGCACCTACTGGGACGACAAGGGCTTCGTCACCTACTGGCAGAGCGACATGGCCGACGCCCTCACGTACTGA
- a CDS encoding helix-turn-helix domain-containing protein, with the protein MATPEAAEFAALLKELKDRSGRSYGVLAGRLHVSTSTLHRYCNGDAVPNEYAPVERLARLCEATPDELVELHRRWIVAEAARRRTKTEAATPVPAPVSEAVVPSVPPARAAAPAVDGERDTDEGPGPGTVAAEGTSPRWFLSTPRMSVLLAAAAVVLTVPTTLIVSDLSLSGSGSDLSEAPAEVDGVGGAAQLPDDDASELASPSAHKPSGTPGNSGTPSASSAASGGAATPGGQGAPKQGNGGAAPDVTISSYNWEAPCGQHYLLDQKPDSVPPPPAPQDTRGWAKALGGVDGGDMLLELTVQGRSGQAVVLHGLHVRVLSREAPLAWSAYSMGEGCGGGITPQSFDVDLDDNRPTLTPVAGEHAGAPVPPKDFPFRVTSTDVEVFDLDAHVEGHDVSWYLELEWSSGGNEGTLRIDDGGKPFRTSSIKARPQYSYVNDTARWSTG; encoded by the coding sequence GTGGCGACGCCGGAAGCCGCGGAATTCGCAGCTCTGCTGAAGGAACTGAAGGACCGTTCGGGGCGAAGCTACGGGGTACTCGCGGGAAGACTGCATGTCAGCACGTCGACGCTCCACCGGTACTGCAACGGTGACGCCGTACCCAATGAGTACGCCCCTGTGGAGCGGCTGGCGCGGTTGTGCGAGGCGACGCCCGATGAGCTCGTGGAGCTGCACCGACGGTGGATCGTGGCAGAGGCCGCGAGACGGCGGACCAAGACCGAGGCCGCAACACCTGTTCCTGCACCGGTGTCGGAAGCTGTGGTTCCGTCGGTACCCCCGGCCCGGGCTGCGGCTCCGGCGGTGGACGGCGAGAGGGACACGGACGAAGGGCCCGGGCCCGGAACCGTGGCGGCCGAGGGGACTTCGCCCCGCTGGTTCCTGTCCACCCCCCGGATGAGCGTTCTGCTCGCCGCAGCCGCCGTCGTACTCACCGTGCCCACCACCCTCATCGTCAGCGATCTGAGCCTCTCGGGTTCGGGCTCCGACCTCAGCGAGGCCCCCGCCGAAGTGGACGGTGTCGGCGGGGCCGCCCAGCTGCCGGACGACGATGCGAGCGAACTCGCGTCGCCCAGCGCTCACAAGCCGTCGGGCACGCCCGGCAACTCCGGTACCCCGAGCGCCTCGTCCGCCGCCTCCGGCGGCGCTGCCACGCCCGGCGGGCAGGGCGCGCCGAAGCAGGGGAACGGGGGCGCCGCCCCGGACGTCACCATCAGCTCGTACAACTGGGAGGCGCCCTGCGGGCAGCACTACCTGCTGGACCAGAAGCCGGATTCCGTGCCGCCGCCGCCCGCGCCGCAGGACACCCGCGGCTGGGCGAAGGCGCTCGGCGGTGTGGACGGCGGCGACATGCTGCTCGAACTCACCGTGCAGGGAAGGTCGGGGCAGGCCGTCGTCCTGCACGGCCTGCATGTCCGGGTGCTGTCCCGGGAGGCGCCGCTGGCGTGGTCGGCGTACTCGATGGGTGAGGGCTGCGGAGGCGGGATCACGCCGCAGTCCTTCGATGTGGACCTGGACGACAACCGCCCGACGCTCACGCCGGTGGCGGGGGAGCACGCAGGCGCACCGGTGCCGCCGAAGGACTTCCCGTTCCGGGTGACGTCCACCGATGTGGAGGTGTTCGACCTCGACGCACATGTCGAAGGGCATGACGTCAGCTGGTACCTGGAGCTGGAGTGGAGCAGCGGCGGCAACGAAGGGACGCTGCGCATCGACGACGGCGGGAAGCCGTTCCGTACGAGCAGCATCAAGGCACGGCCGCAGTACTCCTACGTCAACGACACCGCACGGTGGTCCACCGGCTGA
- a CDS encoding DUF4253 domain-containing protein, with translation MATLPNPLPSLATSGLRLPPGTLVDTTNDGPWHEPLLWYTDGPATPDTWPRLLAEGRTIGLLPVLLDGGTRGEWPEKWELSPGMTSYPGDHHAEDVLGEFWEEYAEDELEGAAVEPFGPEWPGLAPTPPVSGPVDAEERAAEIAALLTDADGRMPGARAALVPARRSADIPAAIGWTGPLNYENDVARLCAVLRSWEDRFGIRVVALGFDHLIVSVATPPTTVDEAVAVAAEHFAFCPDNIAHNTPDTLRAYADQYVQGEDSWSFWWD, from the coding sequence ATGGCGACGCTCCCGAACCCGCTCCCGTCACTGGCCACTTCCGGGCTCCGGCTCCCGCCCGGCACCCTGGTCGACACCACGAACGACGGCCCGTGGCACGAACCCCTGCTCTGGTACACGGACGGGCCCGCGACCCCGGACACCTGGCCCCGGCTGCTCGCCGAGGGCAGGACGATCGGGCTGCTCCCCGTTCTCCTGGACGGCGGAACACGCGGCGAGTGGCCCGAGAAGTGGGAGCTCAGCCCCGGCATGACGTCGTACCCGGGTGACCACCACGCGGAGGACGTGCTGGGCGAGTTCTGGGAGGAGTACGCGGAGGACGAGCTGGAAGGGGCGGCCGTCGAGCCGTTCGGCCCGGAGTGGCCGGGCCTCGCGCCCACCCCGCCTGTGAGCGGCCCCGTCGACGCGGAGGAACGGGCCGCCGAGATCGCCGCTCTGCTCACCGACGCGGACGGCCGGATGCCGGGGGCCCGGGCGGCGCTGGTCCCCGCGCGGCGCAGCGCGGACATACCGGCGGCGATCGGCTGGACGGGACCGCTGAACTACGAGAACGACGTGGCGCGGCTCTGCGCGGTGCTCCGGTCCTGGGAGGACCGCTTCGGCATACGGGTGGTGGCGCTCGGCTTCGACCATCTGATCGTCTCGGTGGCCACCCCGCCGACCACGGTCGACGAAGCAGTGGCGGTCGCCGCCGAGCACTTCGCGTTCTGCCCGGACAACATCGCCCACAACACCCCGGACACCCTGCGCGCCTACGCGGACCAGTACGTGCAGGGCGAGGATTCCTGGTCGTTCTGGTGGGACTGA
- a CDS encoding HEAT repeat domain-containing protein, whose translation MAMFVHLTPTANAARIRRSGIRAVSHGRDGSRGLFCFPVLPSYTLTHQWLRELARHGGPRGLVAVHIRLPDDEPVTVGRYNDRPAQGPTATTAGDAVRRIATLDDPRGWEVFVPRAVTKREVHRLRAVKQVTGWRYFPDSNGRTPCTCFGCRVRGEYGSQRLRERRPHPLDGPAPATPVLLRQIAASGDPGDPGDPAKLRETLHWFGLRRRGPVDRLTHLADHPDPQVRVALVEAVAGWSTPGVKELLHRLSQDPHADVREAVEFTEPE comes from the coding sequence ATGGCGATGTTCGTGCACCTGACACCCACGGCGAATGCCGCCCGCATCCGACGTTCCGGGATACGGGCCGTCAGTCATGGCCGCGACGGATCGCGGGGCCTCTTCTGCTTCCCCGTCCTTCCGTCGTACACCCTCACCCACCAGTGGCTGCGCGAACTCGCCCGGCACGGCGGCCCGCGCGGCCTCGTAGCCGTACACATCCGTCTGCCCGACGACGAGCCCGTCACCGTCGGCCGCTACAACGACCGCCCCGCACAGGGCCCCACGGCCACCACGGCAGGCGACGCCGTACGCCGCATCGCCACCCTGGACGACCCGCGCGGCTGGGAGGTGTTCGTCCCCCGAGCCGTCACCAAGCGCGAAGTGCACCGGCTTCGCGCCGTCAAGCAGGTCACCGGCTGGCGCTACTTCCCCGACTCCAACGGCAGAACACCCTGCACCTGCTTCGGTTGCCGAGTACGTGGCGAGTACGGCTCACAACGCCTGCGCGAACGCCGACCGCACCCCCTCGACGGCCCGGCGCCCGCCACCCCGGTCCTGCTGCGACAGATCGCGGCGTCCGGCGACCCCGGTGACCCCGGTGACCCCGCAAAGCTGCGCGAGACACTGCACTGGTTCGGCCTGCGCCGACGAGGACCGGTCGACCGGCTGACCCACCTCGCCGACCACCCGGACCCACAGGTCCGCGTGGCACTGGTCGAAGCAGTGGCCGGCTGGTCGACACCGGGCGTCAAGGAACTCCTCCACCGGCTCTCCCAGGACCCGCACGCCGACGTCCGGGAGGCCGTCGAGTTCACCGAGCCGGAGTAG
- a CDS encoding amidohydrolase: MHHPLDDVDRTLLVTGAAVAAPGTSVRAEALAVRGGRVVHVGTAEDARAALGGRPDDALDLDGGLVHPGFVDAHCHPVMYGQALAWVDCRPERVADVETLVTVLTDAARELPAGVPVRGFGYEHRRLAEQRHPTCHDLDRVATDREVYVMNASGHGGVVNSHTLRTCGVTAGTPDPEGGSIGRFTSGEPDGQLWDAACDLLTGPGGVKIGNHGPNFHLSEPDAIMADHLQRAQEVFLAAGVTTVGDAQASRREMETYLRARADGSLRMRVSAYLTSALLDTALDLGVVNGFGDDLFRVQGVKFYADGTLGGWTAYFPEGYAADCCHHGQLYHSAEEYAELVTRAHHAGLQTATHAQSPYAIGMVLDAVEKAQADRERPDIRHRIEHAGLPTDEQIARMGRLGVIPVMQPQHHLRTGDGTLTAVGDLGHRYNPAGACLTAGVPVAISSDAPVAPPAPLEAVSAAATRRTVLGTVLGDASLRMPVADGLRAHTWSAARALHREHAVGALAPGMLADFVVLESDPLTADPAGLAAIGVRETWIGGTRAWSAPGR, from the coding sequence ATGCACCACCCCCTCGACGACGTCGACCGCACGCTCCTGGTGACCGGCGCGGCCGTCGCCGCACCCGGCACCTCCGTACGCGCCGAGGCGCTTGCCGTCCGTGGCGGCCGGGTCGTCCACGTCGGCACCGCCGAAGACGCCCGCGCCGCGCTCGGCGGCCGGCCCGACGACGCCCTCGACCTCGACGGCGGCCTCGTCCACCCCGGATTCGTCGACGCCCACTGCCACCCGGTGATGTACGGGCAGGCGCTCGCCTGGGTCGACTGCCGCCCCGAACGCGTAGCCGACGTCGAGACGCTCGTCACCGTTCTCACCGACGCCGCCCGCGAACTGCCCGCCGGTGTCCCGGTCCGTGGCTTCGGCTACGAGCACCGCAGGCTCGCCGAGCAACGCCACCCCACCTGCCACGACCTCGACCGCGTCGCCACCGACCGCGAGGTGTACGTGATGAACGCCTCCGGTCACGGCGGTGTCGTCAACTCCCACACCTTGCGCACCTGTGGCGTCACCGCAGGCACCCCGGACCCCGAGGGCGGCAGCATCGGCCGCTTCACCTCCGGCGAGCCCGACGGCCAACTCTGGGACGCAGCCTGCGACCTGCTCACCGGCCCCGGCGGAGTGAAGATCGGCAACCACGGTCCGAACTTCCACCTCTCCGAGCCGGACGCCATCATGGCCGACCACCTCCAGCGCGCCCAGGAGGTCTTCCTCGCCGCCGGAGTCACCACCGTCGGCGACGCCCAGGCGTCCCGCCGCGAGATGGAGACGTATCTGCGCGCCCGCGCCGACGGCTCCCTGCGCATGCGGGTCTCCGCGTACCTCACCTCCGCGCTCCTCGACACCGCGCTCGACCTGGGCGTGGTGAACGGCTTCGGTGACGACCTGTTCCGCGTCCAGGGCGTCAAGTTCTACGCCGACGGGACGCTCGGCGGCTGGACCGCGTACTTCCCCGAGGGGTACGCCGCCGACTGCTGCCACCACGGGCAGCTGTACCACTCGGCGGAGGAGTACGCCGAGCTCGTCACCCGTGCCCACCACGCCGGGCTCCAGACCGCCACGCACGCCCAGTCCCCGTACGCCATCGGTATGGTCCTCGACGCCGTCGAGAAGGCACAGGCCGACCGGGAACGCCCCGACATTCGCCACCGGATCGAGCACGCGGGCCTGCCCACCGACGAACAGATCGCCCGCATGGGCCGACTGGGCGTCATCCCGGTGATGCAGCCCCAGCACCACCTGCGCACCGGCGACGGCACACTGACCGCCGTCGGAGACCTCGGCCACCGCTACAACCCGGCCGGCGCCTGTCTCACCGCGGGCGTCCCCGTCGCCATCAGTTCGGACGCCCCCGTCGCCCCGCCCGCCCCGCTGGAGGCCGTCTCCGCCGCGGCGACCCGGCGCACCGTCCTCGGCACCGTCCTCGGCGACGCCTCGCTGCGGATGCCCGTGGCGGACGGTCTGCGCGCGCACACCTGGTCGGCCGCCCGCGCCCTGCACCGCGAACACGCCGTGGGCGCGCTGGCCCCGGGCATGCTCGCCGACTTCGTTGTCCTGGAAAGCGACCCGCTCACCGCGGACCCGGCCGGACTCGCCGCCATCGGCGTACGCGAGACCTGGATCGGCGGCACCCGCGCCTGGTCCGCCCCCGGCCGCTGA
- a CDS encoding class II aldolase/adducin family protein, which produces MTDVQTTDAVDEETRLRRELAAVYRLVAHFRMTDLIFTHISLRLPGPDHHFLINPYGLLFEEITASNLVKIDLAGNPVEPTPYPVNPAGFVIHSAIHAAREDAHCVLHTHTRAGCAVAAQRDGLLPLNQMSMEFYNRVGYHDYEGVALNLDEQKRLVDDIGHHPALILRNHGLLTVGESAAQAFLRMYYLEKACEIQVTAQAGGGPLTVPSPETCEYTARQLAGEADADFQDDGAYELAWAAMLRLLDRVAPDHRD; this is translated from the coding sequence ATGACCGACGTGCAGACTACCGACGCAGTCGACGAGGAGACGCGGCTGCGGCGCGAACTAGCCGCCGTGTACCGGCTCGTGGCGCACTTCCGGATGACCGACCTGATCTTCACGCACATCTCGCTGCGGCTTCCGGGGCCCGATCACCACTTCCTCATCAACCCCTACGGCCTCCTCTTCGAGGAGATCACCGCCTCCAACCTGGTCAAGATCGATCTGGCGGGCAACCCGGTCGAGCCCACCCCGTATCCGGTCAATCCCGCCGGCTTCGTCATCCACAGCGCGATCCATGCCGCGCGCGAGGACGCCCACTGCGTGCTGCACACCCACACCAGGGCCGGCTGCGCCGTCGCGGCGCAGCGCGACGGACTGCTGCCGCTGAATCAGATGTCGATGGAGTTCTACAACCGCGTCGGCTATCACGACTACGAGGGCGTCGCCCTCAACCTCGACGAGCAGAAGCGCCTGGTCGACGACATCGGCCACCACCCGGCGCTGATCCTGCGCAACCACGGTCTGCTGACGGTCGGTGAGAGCGCGGCCCAGGCCTTCCTGCGCATGTACTACCTGGAGAAGGCCTGCGAGATCCAGGTCACCGCGCAGGCGGGCGGCGGACCGCTGACCGTCCCCTCCCCCGAGACCTGCGAGTACACCGCCCGTCAGCTCGCGGGCGAGGCGGACGCGGACTTCCAGGACGACGGGGCCTACGAGTTGGCGTGGGCGGCCATGCTGCGCCTGCTGGACCGGGTGGCCCCGGACCACCGGGACTGA
- a CDS encoding HEAT repeat domain-containing protein has translation MDRTDSLIEQFRTLPAESDEKRALIAAMGDMLADRPDHPAAVPFLASVTADSEEYDLARVEATMVLRLRPPTEADFRLRAGQALLTVLRGPDENLVRQYAAMALGPYADDPEVHEVLAAAVMDDFDRLVRDNALAALDEAGPSDKRIELLHRLSADAALGHEAVRILSSWGLEPAA, from the coding sequence ATGGATCGGACAGACAGCCTCATCGAGCAGTTCCGCACGCTGCCCGCCGAAAGCGATGAAAAGCGCGCACTCATCGCCGCAATGGGCGACATGCTCGCCGACCGCCCGGACCATCCGGCCGCCGTGCCCTTCCTCGCCTCGGTGACCGCCGACTCGGAGGAGTACGACCTCGCGCGGGTCGAAGCCACCATGGTCCTGCGCCTGCGGCCGCCGACCGAGGCCGATTTCCGGCTCCGCGCGGGCCAGGCACTGCTGACCGTACTGCGCGGCCCCGACGAGAACCTGGTCCGCCAGTACGCGGCCATGGCACTCGGGCCCTACGCCGACGATCCGGAGGTCCACGAGGTGCTGGCCGCCGCCGTCATGGACGACTTCGACCGGCTCGTACGGGACAACGCCCTGGCGGCGCTCGACGAGGCGGGCCCCAGCGACAAGCGGATCGAGCTGCTGCACCGGCTGTCCGCGGACGCCGCACTGGGCCACGAGGCGGTCCGCATCCTCTCGTCCTGGGGCCTGGAACCCGCGGCCTGA
- a CDS encoding Lrp/AsnC family transcriptional regulator, which produces MDLDHTDLAVVRELQTDGRLTYETLAQRVGLSRPATRARVQRLLAGGGVRVVAVVHPVVRELTTSAHLSIGVSGPAEPVARAIAAMPQAPFVTLTAGSRAVMAELRTKGLTELDRAVESIRSLKGVDVVDPLISLEHLKDPYLLAGRPEVPELDETDRLILDELERDGRLPFAELAERVGLSPGAARARTLRLLDGGVAKVLALVRPELLGLGLLCGFAVRLDGERDAVARRVAAWERVSFLSACMGRAELVGTISAESLTAVRDTLEDMRACPGVRAVESWIHLELIKERYDLTNHTP; this is translated from the coding sequence GTGGATCTGGACCACACCGATCTGGCCGTCGTCCGCGAACTGCAGACGGACGGCCGCCTGACGTACGAGACGCTGGCGCAGCGCGTCGGCCTCTCCCGGCCCGCCACCCGCGCCCGGGTACAGCGGCTGCTCGCGGGCGGCGGCGTGCGAGTCGTGGCCGTCGTGCATCCCGTCGTACGGGAGCTCACCACATCGGCCCACCTGTCGATCGGCGTGAGCGGCCCGGCCGAACCGGTGGCCCGTGCGATCGCCGCCATGCCGCAGGCACCGTTCGTCACACTCACCGCGGGCAGCCGCGCCGTCATGGCGGAGCTGCGCACCAAGGGACTGACCGAGCTGGACCGGGCCGTGGAGTCCATCCGCTCCCTGAAGGGTGTGGACGTGGTGGATCCACTGATCTCCCTGGAGCACCTCAAGGACCCGTATCTGCTGGCGGGCCGGCCCGAGGTGCCGGAGCTGGACGAGACGGACCGGCTGATCCTGGACGAGCTGGAACGCGACGGGCGGCTGCCCTTCGCGGAACTCGCCGAGCGCGTGGGTCTCTCACCCGGCGCCGCCCGGGCCCGCACACTGCGCCTGCTCGACGGCGGTGTCGCCAAGGTGCTCGCACTGGTGCGGCCGGAGCTGCTGGGGCTGGGCCTGCTGTGCGGTTTCGCAGTACGGCTGGACGGCGAGCGGGATGCGGTTGCGCGACGCGTGGCCGCCTGGGAACGGGTCTCGTTCCTCTCCGCCTGCATGGGGCGCGCGGAGCTCGTCGGAACGATCAGCGCGGAGTCCCTCACGGCGGTGCGCGACACGCTGGAGGACATGCGGGCCTGTCCGGGCGTGCGCGCGGTGGAGAGCTGGATCCATCTGGAACTGATCAAGGAACGCTACGACCTGACCAACCACACGCCCTGA